A genomic window from Streptomyces broussonetiae includes:
- a CDS encoding toxin Doc: protein MPAEYYVDYRWFLERQEEILPDDVEVNDFSVLVGVAARHKVDPPRHDQHHPDAFWRAAVMLEECVLLRPLPTRNELYGYGLAVAYLRMHGEQINTKFEAWRDLIIDIRTMQMNSYEIAARLRSMRDV, encoded by the coding sequence GTGCCTGCCGAGTACTACGTCGACTACCGGTGGTTCCTGGAGCGCCAGGAAGAGATCCTTCCCGACGACGTCGAAGTCAACGACTTCTCTGTCCTCGTCGGCGTGGCGGCCCGCCACAAGGTGGACCCGCCCCGCCACGACCAGCACCACCCTGACGCCTTCTGGCGGGCCGCGGTGATGTTGGAGGAGTGCGTCCTGCTGCGCCCTCTCCCAACCAGGAACGAACTGTACGGCTACGGCCTAGCGGTGGCGTACCTGCGGATGCACGGGGAGCAGATCAACACGAAGTTCGAGGCCTGGCGCGACCTGATCATCGACATTCGCACGATGCAGATGAACTCGTACGAGATCGCCGCCCGCCTCCGGTCAATGCGTGACGTCTGA